Within the Acidimicrobiia bacterium genome, the region GCCGACCGCCAGCTGCCGGCTTGGCCATCAGTGCTTCCTCGCCTTCTTCTTGCCGGCCACGGTCTTCTTCGGGCCTTTCCGGGTGCGGGCGTTCGTTCGGGTCCGCTGACCGTGCACCGGGAGGCCGCGGCGATGCCGAACGCCCGCGTAGCTGCCGATCTCGATCTTGCGCTTGATGTTCGCCGCGACCTCACGGCGGAGGTCCCCCTCCACCTTGAGGTTTCCGTCGATGATCGTCCGCAGCTTGGCGACCTCGTCGTCGGTCAAGTCACGGACGCGCGTGTCGCGCGACAGCCCGGCCTGGTCGCAGACCAGGTGGGCCGTGGGCCGACCGATGCCGTAGATGTAGGTAAGGGACACC harbors:
- the rpsM gene encoding 30S ribosomal protein S13, whose translation is MARIAGVDVPREKRLEVSLTYIYGIGRPTAHLVCDQAGLSRDTRVRDLTDDEVAKLRTIIDGNLKVEGDLRREVAANIKRKIEIGSYAGVRHRRGLPVHGQRTRTNARTRKGPKKTVAGKKKARKH